The segment taatttattttctgtAGGGGGTCAAACCTGCCAACATGCGGAATATTTAAACATACGAACCATTACAAAAAACTATATGATGACATTTTCTTTAAATTACAGGCAACGTTTGGAATTTATTTTCGAAACAGAGACCAAAACTGACTACATGCGAAACATACACGTGTACCATTCCATCTTTGTAAATTACACGGATaacttttgtaatttattttttagaCCGGTAGGTGTGGGATCGGTGAGGGGCTCAACAGCCTCGGCTCACACCGTGTTGACTCATCGGCTTGCCGAGCTCGGCTCGGCATAAAAGTTAATATATGTCAGGTATTGTTGACCAATGGGAAGGTGGGGTAGCTCGCAACGGGTATttccatttaatttttttttcatttaaaaaaaaactcctataaatactaCAACTTTAAACCAATGTAACTCATAACTTCAACTTACAACTCAAATACGCTCTCTCAAAATGTCTTCTTTGTCATCTTCATCGGGCATGTTTGATGCCTTGCTTGAAACAACTATAGAGGATATTCAGGAGGCAGAGCAGATGATCAAACAACTACAAGAAGAAAATGCGAAGAATGCACGCCAGAGGAAGAGAAGATACATACAAGGATTTCGTGAGGCGGCTAATGATCAACTCATGCAAGATTACTTTGTGGATAACGCCAACTTTATAGGATATTATTTTTGTCGTCGGTTCCGTATGCAAAAATCTTTGTTGTTGCGTATAATCAACTACGTCACGACAACATTTCCATTTTTTCAACAACGTCGAGATGCTAGAGGTATAATTGGTTTACTCCTATACAAAAACGCACCGCTGCACTTCGTCAAGTAGTGTATGCCACTTGCCCCGATCCACTTGAGGAGAACCTAAGACGTGTTGCAAGAACTAGCATTCATAAATTTTGTAAGTATGTCATGAGATTATATGGTCCATGATATCTACGCAAACATACTTGTAGTGATAGCCAACAATTGTATGCTCATCACTCAAATGTGCACGACTTTCCTAGAATGTTAGGAAGCGTGGATTGTCTCCACTAGGCATGGGGTTGTTGTCTGAATTCCTATAAAGGGCAATATACCCGAGGCGGTCATGGTTATCCAACAGTTATACTTGAAACGGTGGCGTCACAGGATATGTGGATATGACATGCATTCTTTAGCTCATCTGGCTCCGTTAATGACATCAATGTTCTTAACAGGTCTCTGTTACTTGACGACATGTACAACGGGACCGCACCAAACTCCTCTTTTCAAGTAGCTGgaacatcatataggaatatccTATATTATCTGGTGGATGGGATCTATCAGGAGCGTGCTTGTTTATTAAAGTCATTGTCTTGTCCAAGTGATCGGAAAAGGTTGAAGTTTAAGAGAGCTCAAGAGCGGGCGAGAAAGGATGTTGAACGACCATTTGGAGCTTTGAAAAAACGTTAGCATATTCTTAAATATCCCACGTTGTATATGGAGGAGAAGAAAATGAGTGAGGTGATGTATACTtgtatcatattgcataatatgattatcGAAGGCGAAGGAAATGCAATATGTGAGTATAACAAAAATGAGATCGTTCAACCGACACAAGGTGTTGAGGTTGGAAGCGCAGAGTTCATGTCGAGGAGGGCACTAGTTAATGATGATGAGACGCATCATGTTCTTCGTATGGACTTGAGGAAACACATTTGGAACGTCAACCACATCGATCTTAACATGGAACCGGTCGACGATTTGGAAGGTCATTATTCTGATGAAGATGTTCTTCAGGTCTATCTAGGTTTGGTAATTTTAGTTTGTATGtttttaatttcaaattctattttttttggtGTATTTGTTGTTAGTTTGAATTTCTATGTTTTACTTTTAAGTTTAATGGATTTTTAGTTTTTAAGTATTGTTATGTTTGAAAGATTTATTttctatatttaaaaaaaaggtaCCATGGCACGTATGGCAACCCGCGCCTACCAAATGACAAACTTTTTGTAAGAATGTGGCAAGTGTGATGTGGTGCCTACATGGACCGTGACAACTGTGACGCCACACCCACCAGCCTTATTCAAAGACCAAACATGTGATCATATAAAAGTATCGTGGCCAAAGCctaaaaattgttttttattatatataataattaaaagacaaaactacaaaaataatCCTATGGTTTAGCAAATGTCATAAACTTAGTTTCTACTCTTAAAACTTAGGACCTCCTCTCCCTCTCCCTCATCAGCCAAAACCTTTCTCAACTAGGCTACAATTTTATTTTTCCAAAAACTAATTAATATTATCTAAAATCGTAAAAACATTAAcaacaaaaaattttaaaaacgtattttcacaaaaaaaaatcttttttaataaaacaaaatatttgTTAGCATATTATAAAAGAAACACTTTTTACAaacaatttatatatttttttacgtatttgttttatgtaaaatatatttttttttacgtttttacaaacaatttatatattttttacgtATTTGTTTTGTGTAAAATAtacttttttatgtttttagaaaATACGTTTTCGTATACTATGTTATTAAATTGCAATGAAAAATATTTTCCTTTGTGGATTTATGTTATgtaaaactagaaaaaaaaaaagaagaaaaaaaaaaccacagGCCTTACACTTGTTCGATTCTTGTTTGATTTTATGTTTTCCCTACTTTGTTATAATAGATTTCAAAATAATTAGTTGTGTTATATTGTCAACAACCGAAAgcattttttgtttattattttctGGTACTGACTTAGTCCGTTCTTactaaaatttataaaataaagcaAAGCATAAGGGCTTTGAAATTCATTGGTTAAAAGGCTACTACATTTATAAGAATTCCATCTTTACAAAACATTTCTACGTGGAGATGGATAGATTGATGACTCCATGGATTTTGGTTAAAAAAACTAGTACAATAATAACATTAGCATGTTTACAAAAGACTTCTATGTGGAGATGGATATTGCCAATTTTATGGATCCTTATTGATAATTTCCAGCATTTCTTCATAGGTTGTGATTAGTTTTTCAGCTAGTGTAATGAATAGATGATGCATTTGGGATTGGGAAATTAGTCATTGATGGATTCTGATAAAAGCAGAGCAGGTGTGAAAGTTATTGGAACGTGAATGGTAATTGACACACAATGTTCTTTGTAGTTGCATCCTTCATCTGTAGTTGTTAAAGCATATTTTGTTGTTGGGTCATGAGGTTTTCGATTTAACTTGTCATAATTTTTTTGAGATGGATTTCAACATCTTTGGTAGTCATTGGAGTTGAGGTTTATAGTGTGAGTTTGTTTCGATTTTGTGATTCTACCTATTTCAATGGGATGGTTAAATAAAGTGATTGGAAGGAAGTCGAAGAGGTGGGGTTAAGATTGGTTGTGTTGTAACTATTAAATACCCTTCACTTATACAAAAAACAATGATTATTAAGAAATTATTGTTTATTTGATAATTGCTATAACTTAAGTGACAGTTGGAATATGAGTGAATGACCCTATGTCAAATCAGAGTATGTCAAACAATCACCCAAATACATCAGAGTCAAATAAGGCGTAAATCctggtgtgtgcgatgcgatcatctcgagctcttcccctttgaTCCGGAAGTAAActtaaacataaactaaaaaccgtaagcacacgcttagtgagttccccaaactaccgtataccatacatatatgttaGCTCAAGGCTATGTCAGGTCTACTTCATCCCTGGTCTATTTCACcctcgagtctatttcaactcatgcaTCGACCCAAGATataccgagtctatttcaactcatatgtcagcacaagtctgtatcgggtctatttcaccccacgtACATATAGCAAACAAGCTCACAGGCAGTATAACACATACAACaggagtcacaaagactacaagcacataacatatcctagtgtcctatagtatagtgagcaaactcacctcagtctgctgTCAGTCAAACAAATGATCGGATTGTTGAACCTGAAAATCCCTGCTAACCAATCAAATAAAATCCCAACTAATAATTGGGACATAAACCATAACTGGGAATCTAGTTCATTTATCCAACACCcagggtaaaagtccattttaccatTTCCTCACTTGGCCAAATAACCAAATCCCAACCTAATGGCACTAAaatcccaatatggcccaaattcCTAAATGATACTCAAAGCCCATTATAGGCCCAAATCTAAGAAGGCCTAAACCTAACAATTCCCCAAATTCAAAAGGACTAGTGGCTCAAcaagacccaaaaccctaataatccAAAATTATCCAAACTGCAAAGCCCAATACCAGGCCTGGTACGCTGTACCAGACGTATGACCGACGTACTAGGTTGTGTGCCAGATCGAGGACTCGGATGCGTACGCTCAGCATACACGCCCGTTTAGCACTTTTTCCTTAAGTGCTTAATTCTTGCATTCCAAAcgtccaaattacagatccaggCCTTATGGAACATCTTAATCCATAGAGTCCTTAATTTGGAGCCTTTACATGGCTCAAATAATCCCAAACCCTAGATTAAGCATTCTAATTTCATCATATGGACACAAACACATGCATGGTTGATCAGCAACCATCAAAGTGCTAATGTTATGGGTTGGCCCAAGAATTGACCATCTCCTCATACACAAAGACTAGACAAGGCAATTTTATGTCACATCAATGGCTCTTATGATTAATTGCACTTAACATAAAGAACCCAATATTAGCAAAATAGGTAAGGAACTTtggtttttgtccatatttaggtAACCATATTTTTTTCGTATACATTTGACCAGTAAACTCTTTTGACATGTTCATAATAGGGTAATGTTACTGCTAACGTTTGACATGCTCATTTGTCCATATTACCTTATTTTGAACAGGTCAAATAAGTTCAATGGTCAAATGTCTACGAAAAAAATGGTTATGTTAATGTGAACAAAGACCAAAGTTCGTTACCTTTCTAGTTCATTAACCCtaaaaagaaattttcatgagatacaAAAAAATGTAAAATGAAAGGAGGAGAGAAGACACCTACACCCACGCCCTAACGATGATAGTTATCTAATTCCTTTGAGTTcatagttgtcacacccccggaccagaaCGCCAGAAACGTCCGGAGGTTGGTGACGTCATTGTGcactatcataacaattgaatataaatgaaacataacaaatccaaacatcatacattaagttaaaaaacttacattgttttacatcatGTTTATGTTCTCAAATTACACAAAAGAGACAATAGTGAGTAAGTTTCAAACTACAACAAAATAATCCTAGATCCGCATCCCATTAGCATGCTTACCGATTtattgagaatacaagtcgtttgaaaaTCGTTAgcataaaatatgttggtgagttcataagcattttgtataaAAATCTGTGATAGTTAGAAAAccataaaatattatattttcttGTCAAAATAGTTGTAAGTCTTGTTCTCAATCAAATATAGTTGCATGTGTGTTTTAGTTTATCGTTTTCGAAATCGTATAAAATCGTTTTCTCGAGAAAATCTATATTTTCTGAGGTACAAAAtagtagtcttaaaaccctaagacttgTGTGGTAAAAGCTTCGTTTAGAGTATCCAAACCATAGTTGTTTATAGTCGAAAGGTGTGACCTgcataaatttcaaaataatattCTTATAATCTGAGTGATCGTTATAACCATACAAATATGACGGAGTGTCTGTCTAGGCGTTCTTCAGACGCCGGATTCGtttaagatatttgtcaccctagactggccggtccagctgtagcgaacaacgaaggtgcggggtgtcaaccccatatagatctatacacaaattctcgctctccctccaggagccTCCGGTTATAACTCCTACAGGATTTTAAACGTAcattaatacatatatatatatatatatatatatatatatatatatatatatatatatatatatatatatatatatatatatatatatatagcgaaGATGCGTCTCACTAGAATACTAACAGATATTGGTGCAAATCCTTGAAATacgttatttattaaataaataacaacagGTGTACGTACTCGTTAACTAGATGTATTGTATTCGTTTGTTGAAAATAATCCACTTTGAATCATATTTGTCAAAAATGACCCAGTAATATCGATGTTTGCAAAAAGGGCCCTTCTttctataaattataaaatagcTGCATATTTGCCAAACGGTGTCATAAGTAGTTCAAAACTATGTGACTTATTGAAATTGGCCCATTTCTTTAAAAATGCTCATTTCAGAATTATATTTAAGAAAATGTTCAAAAGGCCCTTGTttatcaaaaaatttcatttttggtcctttggAAATTGAGATATTCAATTTTATCCCATTTCCAAAATGATCCTTATATAAATATTTATGGTCGAAAATGGCCCCCAAAAGATTATTATTTCCACAATTTAACTACTTCCAAATTATTTTTTCCAACAActtgtttaagaaaattttgaagcaaTCCTTATGGTTTTTGTCATAACAATTTGTGATTTATACTTTTGTAACATATTAGTTCTTGGTTTCATACACAATTTGTAAAATATGGTTCATACACTTGAGACTTGCTCAAGATTTCGAGTTCATGAAAAATTTCATATGGAGTATTCATAAGTTTAGCATGCACAAATAACAAGCAaatatatcaagatttaaacaagactgtgacttgtattctcccccaaaaacaatgAAAAGCTCAAactaggggtatgaagctcaccttgggtagaAGATAGTATAGTGGGAGAGATGAGGTGAGAAATTGGAGCCTAGAACACTTGAAGAGTTTGACAACCCTTGGAAACTTAGTAACGAGGGACGATcaatgtaatttttttaaacttACAATTATTAAGAATTTTATTATTGTATAACAAAATTAGAGTTATTTAATGGTTTTGTTTTTAGATATTAATAGTTTAAGTAACATAAAAATTTTGAGATCTTACATCCAATTTTCCATAAACCGTAAACAACAAACTGATACCAAAACGTTATTTAATGACACCTTCGCATCATAAAATGTAAAAccatcaaaagaaaattttctttgTTATTCAGGTAACAATTTAAGAGCATTCAAATAAAGATCCTAGCTAAATTAGCAATATCATCCATAGAATTAAGTGAATGATGTTATCAAATTTgtgtttttgataaaatgaaaacaaCTTTCAAAAAGCTACGATAAATTAAAAGTTTGTAATAAACTCGTTAATATAtaaatttctttttattataacaaaacttaTAAAAGCATTCTAATAATGGCCCTAGCTACATTAGCCACATCTTCCATATCTTTATTCATATTTGTCAACGGTGATGTTTGACCATGCTCCTTAAAACTCCTCTCACATGTCTACGACTCGATAGTGGTATCAGCCATTCCATCTTcgccgaatttagggtttccaagATTCAATGCGTTAATGGTTAAAGGAACATTCACATGCATTATAGTGTTATACACATCTCCACACTGCATCAGTGTTGCTGTCAACTCGGGCAGAGACTTTTTGAGAGCATGGATTTGTTGTAGGGTTTTCACACCTTCGTTTTTTACTGCATCAACTACGATGAGTGCTAAGCCTGTTAAATTTGCATCTTGGCTCTTGGGGTTTGCCAATAAAATCGAAAGGCATAAGTTGTATGAAGGTGTGCCCTTGCATGTGTTCTCTATGAATTCTCTGTCTCCCATGGCTAAAAATAGGGTTTCTTGAAAAAGAATAGCGAGAAAGAGAATGGTGACACGAGACAAGTTCATCTTGATGAATTGAAGGAAAAAAAACGATTGACGGTTTaatgatttgttttctatgattaTGATTACCAATTTATAGGACGATTTACttcataatttaaaaaataataaaatcattttttgttgATATTAAATGACCATTGACCAAtacaaacataaaatttaattacacccattaatgttttctaactattaatagaaaatatatattttattaaaaaactttCTATACAATATACTCACTACCATAAAACATAGCTTTATACATATGTTTAATTATCGTCGATGAATAACTACTGATTATGGAATCTGGGCTTGTAGAAAATAGCAGATACCAAATATAACCGATCGATCCGTTTTGAATTAGGGTAGATTAGGTTTGGTTATTCGGGTTTAGGGTATGTAGTTTTGGGTACTCGGTTAACACAATTTGATATAAGTTTGAGCATAAGGTGTGTATATGGGGTATCGGGTATATACCGAATAtccgatttttttttttaaaatcatttttttaatatgTATAGAGGAGCATTCATCTCTTACTCTTAATCTCTTTCTACATTGGAAAATAGATTTAATCAATTTACTATTCTCCCCATTGAATTAAGTTAATCTTAAAAgagtatataaatattatatttgatTATATGTGACGTTTAATTTTTTCTCAATTCTCGTTATAATATCCTACTATTTCACTATACAAAAATGGTTTCTACGTCGTTTAGTCAAACGGAGGTGCTACTTTATGTTGAAATTGGTAATGGTTGAATGTATCATTCCTACTATTTTTTTAACAACAAATTGCTCCTTCTTCATTTCGCGCGAGATGCACCGATAATGTCTTTGTCAAACTACTAAATTCCAATGTCCACTTTCTGGGCCGTATCTGTAAAAAATTTGTTAGACacggaccatttttgtaatttttataaattaaatgtacaattttgtattttattttctacAAAGACACCAAACTTGCTAACATACCAAAGATTTAAAAATGTGATCCATTTTTGTAAAAAACATTACATATGGACACTTTTTTAAGTTACAAGGAtaattttttgtaatttattttctgtAGGGGTCAACCCTGCCAACATGCGGAATATTTAAACATACGAACCATTAAAATAACACTATACAATGACATTTTCTATAAATTACAGGCAACTTAACGTTTGGAATTTATTTTCAAAACAGAGACCAAAACTGACTACATGCGAAACATACTCGTGTACCATACCATCTTTGTAAATTACACAGataaattttgtaatttattttttataccgGTGGGTGTGGGATCGGTGAGGGGCTCGGCAGCCTCGGCGCACACCGTGTTGACTCATCGGCATGCCGAGCTCGGCTCGGCATCAAAGCTAATGAATGTCAGGTATTGTTGACCAATGGGAAGGTGGGATAGCTCGCAACGGCTATTTCCTTTTAATCTTTTttcattaaacaaaaaaaaaatcctatAAATACTACAACTTTAAACCATTTTAACTCATAACTTCAACTTATAACTCAAATACGCTCtctcaaaatgtcttctttttcttcttcatcagCCATGTTTGATGGCTTGCTTGAAACGACTATAAAGGATATTCAGG is part of the Lactuca sativa cultivar Salinas chromosome 7, Lsat_Salinas_v11, whole genome shotgun sequence genome and harbors:
- the LOC111888534 gene encoding LOW QUALITY PROTEIN: cell wall / vacuolar inhibitor of fructosidase 1 (The sequence of the model RefSeq protein was modified relative to this genomic sequence to represent the inferred CDS: substituted 1 base at 1 genomic stop codon), which translates into the protein MADEEEKEDILREQNKSLNRQSFFFLQFIKMNLSRVTILFLAILFQETLFLAMGDREFIENTCKGTPSYNLCLSILLANPKSQDANLTGLALIVVDAVKNEGVKTLQQIHALKKSLPELTATLMQCGDVYNTIMHVNVPLTINALNLGNPKFGEDGMADTTIESXTCERSFKEHGQTSPLTNMNKDMEDVANVARAIIRMLL